The DNA sequence AGATAAACAGTGCGGCAAACATTTCATCTATCATCATTCGGGCATTGGCCTGTAACATCAGATAACCCAAACCTTCGCTCGAGCCAACCCACTCCCCTGCTATTGCACCAATAGGCGCAATCACCACGGCAACCCGAATACCGGAAGCCAGTGTCGGTAAAGAGGCTGGAAACTGAATATGGCGCAGCATCTGCCATTTTGTCGCCCCCATGGTTTGTGCAAGATCAAGATAACCCGACGGAGTATTACGCAGCCCATCGTAGCAGCAGGTCGTCACCGGAAAAAAGATGATTAACGCGGCCATCACTATTTTGGAGGCGATCCCATAACCCAGCCAAAGCATCAGCACGGGGGCAAGCGCAAACACGGGAATCGCCTGACTGGCAATCAAAATGGGTAAGAGCCAATGTTTAACCGGCTTAAATAACAGCATCTGCAGGGCAAAAAACAACCCCATAAACAGGCCTAAAAACAGGCCCAGAATAATTTCTTGTGCCGTGACCAAAGTATGTTTAAGCAGAACGTCATAGCGTTGCAGCAGTCTTGCAAATACTTCTAAAGGAGCAGGTAAAATAAAGGAAGGCATCTCAAAAAAAACCACCACTGCCTGCCATAAACCCAGAATAATTAGCACGCTTATCATAATGCGCAGAAGGGGTTTAAGAACTATTTTTTTATATTTTGTCGAAGCTGGCTGACTATCTAAGACGCTGACATCAGGCATCTGAGCGCTCCAGATATGCCATAATAGACTGCTGAAGTTGTGCACACTCGGCATCAAATTGACGGGGTGTTAAAGAAGCGGGTACCTTTAAAGACTCGGCTGAACTGGGTTTTCCCTGCATAATGTAGATCTTATCCGCCAGGCGAATTGCTTCCTGCGGATCGTGGGTAATCAAAACAACGGTTTTATCTTTGAGCAGTTCACAAGCCATATCCTGCAAGCGGTAACGTGTTACCGCATCCACGGCAGAAAAGGGTTCATCCATTAATATCACGGGCTTATTCTGCATTAATGTGCGCACCAGCGCGACACGCTGGCGCATACCACCCGACAGTTTTTGAGGCAAGCAGTCGGCACTATCTAAAAGTCCAACCTTTTCAAGCAAGGCCAAGGCAGCTTCTTTGTGAACAGGCGTAATAGTATTACCGAATTTAGCGCTTAAGGTAACGTTGTCCAGCACCGACAGCCATGGCATCAACAAGTCCTGTTGCGCCATATAAGCAATGTTATTTTTCAAATCAAATTGGGGAGGTGTGATCGTAAGCTCGCCAGACCAACTGACTTGCTGATCAAGCAAACCGGCCAGATAACGAAGCAATGAAGTTTTCCCACAACCACTGCGGCCCAAAATACAGGTCCATTGCCCGGCAGGGAATCTCATATTAATACCCTGTAATGTGGCCGCTTTACTGCCGGTATAACGCAGATAACCCGCAGAGATATCTATCTGCAGGGCAGGACTTTTAACTGATAAAGGCCGCGTGCTAACGGACATTCGCATGTCCGACAAAGAAATGGTTTACCGGGCCATGACCCTGCCCGACATCTAATTCGTCGGCATGCGCGATCGCTTGCGAAATATAGTCTTTGCCCAGCTGCACCGCACGTAAAAGATCATTACCCTGCGCCAGATAGGAGGCGATTGCCGACGAAAGTGTGCAACCTGTACCATGGGTATTAAGCGTATTGATACGGATGGCGTTTAACTGTTCAACATGATTAGGTAGGATAAGCAGATCATTACTATTTTCATCATCAATCAAATGCCCCCCTTTAAGCAGCAGCGCATTAAATTTCAATTTACGGAGTTTGCCGATCATCTTCTCCATGCCCTCTTTATTGGTTGGCACATCTGAAGAAATCAATTCCGCCGCTTCGGGCAGATTAGGCGTGATAAGATCTGCAAGAGGAAGCAGTTCCGATTTCAGTGTACTAATCGAATATGCTTTCAGCAATAAGTCTCCGCTGGTTGCGATCATCACCGGATCAACCACTAAAAAGGCAGGACGATACTGTCTTATTTTTGCTGCCACGAGTTTGATTATGTCGCAATCAGCCAACATCCCAACCTTAACAGCAACCACATTCAGATCGCTAAAAACCGCATCAAGTTGCTTTTCTATATGTTCAAGGGGAATAGGGAAAATAGCGGACACCCCAAGGGTGTTTTGAGCGGTAATCACAGTGATCACAGAACAGGCGTAACCGCCCGTTGCTGAAATGGCTTTAATATCGGCTTGAATACCTGCTCCACCACCACTGTCGGATCCGGCAATAGTCAGCACGATAGGCGTTGATGAATTTTGAGCAGTAGAAGTTGCACTAAGGTTTGACATAAAAGCTCCTATAACGGGTAAAAGGAACTATATCAAGCCAAATATTTAAGATAGGTGTAGCAGAGAGAATCAAAAACAAGACTTATAGTTCCCTACGCCAGTATTAACTGAATCAGGTTCAACGGGTTTCGCACTATGCGATCTCAGCCTTCAGGCCCCCCGACTATATTTGCAGCAATAATAACAAGTTTTTTTGAAAGAGCAAGGGTTCCCTTGCGTAAGGGAGCTCATTTTCATAGCAATCGAAAGACTCAGAAATCACACAAAAAACTAAAAAATTAATCAGACAGATTTGTTGAAATCATCAACAACTGTGCTGTAAATTGTCTTCACCTATTGTGCGTGAAGCCCGGACCTTTAGGTCGAAAAGACAGGTCGTTAAAGGACGAGGGAAATAATCATAAATTAATTAAAAAGTACTCACTTTAGTTAACTATGCAGAAAAAAATTGGACGCAGCCTTCCGATAAAAAAGAGAGCAGCATTGAGAATTTAGATCAAAGGGGCTTATTTCGACCTACAGCAGCAATGCCATAAATCACCTCACAACCCGCCTTATTATTAATTTACTGCTTTTTCCTAAAAGCAAACTTCCTGCCAAGCACTTTTTTCTCGCCTCGATTGCCCACTTGAAAAATTTCTGACACAGTGAGCGATGCCAACATAGCCATACAAAAACACTATTATAATGGCCAGATCATAGAATTTATCTATTACGACAAGGGCAGCAATGTTCAAGTTAATGCTTCAATTCATTCAGGTCGCAAAAGCACAAAATGTGACACAAGCTGCCAACAAACTCTGTTTAAGCCAACCTACCTTAAGTCATAACATGAATAAATTAGAGGAAAAGCTTGAAACCAAGTTATTTAATCGCAACTCTAAAGGGATCACGCTCACGTCAAGTGGGAAACTGCTCTATGAGCAAGCGAAAATGATGCAGCACCTCTATCAAAATACCCTCAATAAGCTCGATAAAAATAAGCTCAGGCATCAATACGAACTTAAAATAGGCTGCGGTGACGCTTGGTGGCACCTCTTTATTCGCGACTGTGTGCAGAACTTCCAAAATGCTTACCCGCACAGCAATATCACCATCGACGTAGGTGATCATCTGCAGCAATGAGGATATGGCGCACTTTCCCTCGGTTCATCTAGGGACGTCGAAAAAACGCTTTGCCCATTTGCAGCAGCAAAGCCCTGAAATGAGATCTTTTCTCAAACGCCACTATCTGCATGAAAAGGTGACTTATAATACCAACTCATTTTTAACAGCGATCGATTTATTACAAAACAGCGACGCGCTTTTACTCTACCCTGCCGGCATGAAAACATATTTTGAAACCTTTGATATTGTCCCTCTTCAGATGCAGGAGTGTTTCAGCAAAGCCACCATTGGGGCTTATCTCCATAAAGATGGCCAACAGGATAAGCAAAGCATCAGGTTGTTGGAGCAGTTTAAAGATCTCATAAAAAATAATCCTTATATCAAAGGGGAGGTGTGATTCAAGTAGTTCAGAAGAGAGCTTAAACTTGGCGCATTATACCAATTCCACTTATTAGATGATCTATTTAGGCGCCGGAAAACACATAAAAGTAAGGCATGAATTTAATGGATTTGGTATTACGCTACAGATAGCGGCAAAAAGAACACCACATAACGCAAGCTCAACTGGCTGATTAACAATCAGCCAGTGAAACGAGCCGCAACACCTAACTATCTGTTATTATTGAAGGTGTAAAAATCAGTATTTTGATTGCTAACGGGAAACAGATATTAAGCCTTGCACAGGCGGTAGATTCTAGCCTCAAAGGGATTTAATACCAGACTATTTTCGGCTCCATGCGTGGCCACAGAGTAATTACCCAGTAACAGATGTTCACTCTTTGGTAGACAGTCTGGATGCATATATTGTGCAGACAAGCCTGTCAAGTTACACATAATCAGCAACTGCTGCTCCCCTAAGGTGCGCGTATAGGCGTAAATCTGCAGATCATTTTCAAGCAATAAATCATAATGACCATAAACCAATACCGGTTCGGCCTTACGCAGGGCAATCAGCTGGCGATAAAAATTCAGAATAGATCCTTTGTCCAATTCTTGCTGCGCAACATTAATACGTTGATAGTTTGGATTTACCTTGAGCCAAGGTGTACCGGAACTAAAGCCTGCATTAACTGTGCTATCCCACTGCATAGGCGTGCGCGAATTATCCCTGCCTGTTTGTGCCAACAGATGCAGGATCTCTTGCTCAGGCATCCCCTCCTTACGCAACTCGGCATACTGATTTTTAGCGCCAACACAATTAAAATCATCAATACTGGCAAACTGGGTATTGGTCATCCCAATCTCTTGCCCCTGATAGATAAACGGGGTGCCCTGCATCAGAAAATACATCGTTGCTAAAGAGGTCGCACTTTCAAACCAGTAGTGCTTTGTATCCCCCCATTTAGAGACTATTCGCGGGATATCATGGTTCTCCAGAAAGAGGGCATTCCAGCCGATATTCTCCAACCCTTTCTGCCATTTGCTAAAAATCTGTTTTAGCTTAACC is a window from the Psychromonas ingrahamii 37 genome containing:
- a CDS encoding ABC transporter permease, translated to MPDVSVLDSQPASTKYKKIVLKPLLRIMISVLIILGLWQAVVVFFEMPSFILPAPLEVFARLLQRYDVLLKHTLVTAQEIILGLFLGLFMGLFFALQMLLFKPVKHWLLPILIASQAIPVFALAPVLMLWLGYGIASKIVMAALIIFFPVTTCCYDGLRNTPSGYLDLAQTMGATKWQMLRHIQFPASLPTLASGIRVAVVIAPIGAIAGEWVGSSEGLGYLMLQANARMMIDEMFAALFILSLLSVLLYFVAEKLLKKFIPWEV
- a CDS encoding LysR family transcriptional regulator, whose product is MFKLMLQFIQVAKAQNVTQAANKLCLSQPTLSHNMNKLEEKLETKLFNRNSKGITLTSSGKLLYEQAKMMQHLYQNTLNKLDKNKLRHQYELKIGCGDAWWHLFIRDCVQNFQNAYPHSNITIDVGDHLQQ
- a CDS encoding putative transcriptional regulator; this translates as MAHFPSVHLGTSKKRFAHLQQQSPEMRSFLKRHYLHEKVTYNTNSFLTAIDLLQNSDALLLYPAGMKTYFETFDIVPLQMQECFSKATIGAYLHKDGQQDKQSIRLLEQFKDLIKNNPYIKGEV
- a CDS encoding ABC transporter ATP-binding protein, which translates into the protein MRMSVSTRPLSVKSPALQIDISAGYLRYTGSKAATLQGINMRFPAGQWTCILGRSGCGKTSLLRYLAGLLDQQVSWSGELTITPPQFDLKNNIAYMAQQDLLMPWLSVLDNVTLSAKFGNTITPVHKEAALALLEKVGLLDSADCLPQKLSGGMRQRVALVRTLMQNKPVILMDEPFSAVDAVTRYRLQDMACELLKDKTVVLITHDPQEAIRLADKIYIMQGKPSSAESLKVPASLTPRQFDAECAQLQQSIMAYLERSDA
- the thiD gene encoding bifunctional hydroxymethylpyrimidine kinase/phosphomethylpyrimidine kinase yields the protein MSNLSATSTAQNSSTPIVLTIAGSDSGGGAGIQADIKAISATGGYACSVITVITAQNTLGVSAIFPIPLEHIEKQLDAVFSDLNVVAVKVGMLADCDIIKLVAAKIRQYRPAFLVVDPVMIATSGDLLLKAYSISTLKSELLPLADLITPNLPEAAELISSDVPTNKEGMEKMIGKLRKLKFNALLLKGGHLIDDENSNDLLILPNHVEQLNAIRINTLNTHGTGCTLSSAIASYLAQGNDLLRAVQLGKDYISQAIAHADELDVGQGHGPVNHFFVGHANVR